In Anopheles gambiae chromosome 2, idAnoGambNW_F1_1, whole genome shotgun sequence, a single window of DNA contains:
- the LOC1275798 gene encoding phenoloxidase 8, translating into MATLTQKFHGLLQHPLEPLFLPKNDGTLFYDLPERFLTSRYSPIGQNLANRFGPNSPASSQVSNDTGVPPTVVTIKDLDELPDLTFATWIKRRDSFSLFNPEHRKAAGKLTKLFLDQPNADRLVDVAAYARDRLNAPLFQYALSVALLHRPDTKSVSVPSLLHLFPDQFIDPAAQVRMMEEGSIVLDENRMPIPIPMNYTATDAEPEQRMAFFREDIGVNLHHWHWHLVYPASGPPDVVRKDRRGELFYYMHQQLLARYQIDRYAQGLGRIEPLANLREPVREAYYPKLLRTSNNRTFCPRYPGMTISDVARSADRLEVRIADIESWLPRVLEAIDAGFAVSDDGVRVPLDETRGIDVLGNILERSAISINRNLYGDVHNMGHVLLAFIHDPRGTYLESSGVMGGVATAMRDPIFYRWHKFIDNIFLRNKARLAPYTMAELSNSNVTLEALETQLDRAGGAVNSFVTFWQRSQVDLRAGIDFSAAGSAFVSFTHLQCAPFVYRLRINSTARSNRQDTVRIFLLPRQNEQGRPLSFEDRRLLAIELDSFRVNLRPGMNNIVRQSSNSSVTIPFERTFGNVEQANAGNAQSRFCGCGWPAHMLLPKGNANGVEFDLFAMVSRFEDDNANVNYDENAGCDDSYAFCGLRDRVYPSRRAMGFPFDRRASNGVRSVADFVAPYKNMRLATVTLRFMNTIIDRPTN; encoded by the exons ATGGCCACTTTAACACAGAAATTTCACGGACTTCTGCAACACCCGCTGGAGCCACTGTTTCTTCCCAAGAACGATGGCACACTTTTCTACGATCTTCCGGAGCGCTTCCTTACCTCGCGCTATAGTCCGATTGGGCAAAATTTGGCCAATCGCTTTGGACCAAATTCACCTGCCTCGTCGCAAGTCAGCAATGATACGGGCGTGCCGCCAACGGTGGTGACCATCAAAGATTTGGACGAGCTGCCGGATCTTACGTTCGCCACGTGGATTAAACGCCGGGACTCGTTCTCCCTTTTCAATCCGGAACATCGGAAAGCGGCAGGAAAGCTGACCAAGCTGTTCTTGGATCAACCGAATGCGGATAGGCTCGTCGATGTGGCCGCTTACGCTCGCGATCGTCTTAATGCACCATTGTTCCAGTACGCACTGTCCGTGGCGTTGCTGCACCGTCCGGACACGAAGAGCGTGTCCGTACCGTCGTtgttacacctgtttccagaTCAGTTCATTGATCCGGCTGCCCAGGTTAGGATGATGGAAGAAGGATCAATCGTGCTGGATGAGAACCGG ATGCCGATTCCCATTCCAATGAACTATACCGCTACGGATGCAGAGCCTGAGCAGCGAATGGCATTCTTCCGAGAGGATATTGGAGTAAATCTGCACCACTGGCACTGGCATTTGGTCTATCCCGCTTCTGGGCCACCGGATGTTGTGCGGAAGGATCGACGGGGCGAGCTGTTCTACTACATGCACCAGCAGTTGCTCGCCCGCTATCAGATTGATCGTTATGCGCAAGGACTGGGACGAATCGAACCCTTAGCTAATCTGCGCGAACCGGTGCGTGAAGCCTACTACCCTAAGTTGTTGCGTACATCCAACAATCGCACCTTCTGTCCCCGATATCCCGGGATGACGATCAGTGACGTTGCACGCAGCGCCGACCGATTAGAGGTTAGAATAGCTGATATCGAATCGTGGCTTCCCCGCGTACTAGAGGCGATCGATGCTGGATTTGCAGTTAGT GATGACGGTGTAAGAGTGCCTCTGGACGAAACAAGAGGTATAGACGTGTTGGGTAACATTCTCGAACGATCGGCCATCTCGATCAATCGCAATTTGTACGGTGATGTGCACAATATGGGACATGTGCTGCTGGCTTTCATTCACGATCCACGCGGAACGTatctggaatcgtccggagtgaTGGGAGGTGTAGCAACCGCTATGCGGGATCCGATCTTTTATCGCTGGCACAAGTTCATCGACAATATTTTCCTCCGGAACAAAGCTCGTCTCGCTCCGTACACCATGGCCGAACTTTCTAATAGCAACGTAACGCTGGAAGCGCTTGAAACGCAGCTCGATCGCGCTGGTGGCGCTGTCAACAGTTTTGTAACCTTTTGGCAGCGCTCGCAAGTTGATCTGCGGGCTGGAATAGACTTTTCTGCAGCGGGCAGTGCCTTCGTTAGCTTCACGCATCTTCAGTGTGCTCCATTCGTTTATCGGCTTCGCATCAATTCGACTGCTCGCTCAAACAGACAAGACACGGTACGGATCTTTCTCTTGCCGCGCCAAAACGAACAGGGTCGCCCTTTGTCTTTTGAGGATCGTCGTCTGCTGGCCATCGAGCTGGACAGCTTCCGTGTAAATT TGCGCCCCGGCATGAACAACATCGTACGACAGTCGTCCAACTCGAGCGTTACGATTCCGTTCGAGCGGACCTTTGGTAACGTGGAGCAGGCTAACGCAGGCAATGCACAATCGCGATTCTGTGGTTGCGGTTGGCCGGCACATATGCTACTGCCGAAAGGGAATGCGAACGGCGTCGAGTTTGACTTGTTTGCAATGGTCTCGCGGTTTGAAGACGATAACGCTAACGTTAACTACGATGA GAATGCTGGGTGCGATGATTCTTATGCGTTCTGCGGACTGCGGGATCGCGTTTACCCTAGCCGTCGTGCGATGGGCTTTCCATTCGATAGAAGAGCATCGAACGGTGTTAGATCAGTGGCAGATTTCGTTGCACCGTACAAAAACATGCGATTGGCGACTGTGACCTTACGTTTCATGAATACTATTATCGATCGTCCCacaaactaa
- the LOC1275799 gene encoding phenoloxidase 8-like, protein MADNTKLLALLQRPLEPTFYPKDDGKTVVDLPENYLTDRYKPIGQSLQTRFSSEADTRIAVRATTLPDIRFAEELPRRGDFSLFIPKHRKIAGDLIKLFLDQPDVDTLMSVSSYARDRLNPVLYQYAMAVAIQHRPDTKNLNIPSFFDLFPDSFVDPTVIPKLREEGAVVNNQRDRITIDIAMNYTASDREDEQRLAYFREDIGVNLHHWHWHLVYPGEGPNNVVNKDRRGELFYYMHQQLIARYNVDRFCNRLSRVRPLTSLREPLPEGYFPKIVRSLTNRGFPARPQNTILRDLNRIEDDVVLSITDIELWGSRIAESIDGGYVVAPGGNRIPLDEQTGIDVLGNIIEPSALSVNSQYYGNYHGHMHNLISFSHDPENRFLEGYGVVGEFQTAMRDPAFYRLHAQVDNMFHRYKRTLQPYNANQIGYAGVQIQSFGVQLNRANAPANVLLTYWQRSQIDLGTGLDFGPQGNVFASFTHLQHAPFTYRFAVNNTTGAARRGTCRIFIAPKTDERNTPLTMDEQRLLMIELDKFRVNLTPGVNNIVRRSEQSSVTIPYERTFRPMALSNINLPETEQFRFCNCGWPHHLLLPKGTAEGMKFDLFLMISNFADDTVNQEFNEDINCNDSHSFCGIRDQLYPDKRHMGYPFDRRIPTATRTLSDFTRPNSNMTNIEVQIRFTNTVIART, encoded by the exons ATGGCTGACAACACTAAACTGTTGGCATTGCTGCAGCGCCCCCTCGAGCCAACGTTCTACCCGAAAGATGACGGCAAAACGGTGGTCGATCTGCCGGAAAACTATCTCACCGATCGCTACAAACCGATCGGCCAGTCGCTCCAGACGCGCTTCTCGTCCGAAGCGGATACGCGCATCGCTGTGCGGGCTACTACTCTGCCCGACATTAGATTTGCCGAGGAGCTGCCTAGAAGGGGCGATTTTTCGTTGTTTATTCCGAAACATCGCAAAATTGCTGGTGATTTGATTAAACTGTTCTTGGACCAACCGGATGTGGACACGCTAATGAGTGTTAGTTCGTACGCGAGAGATCGGCTGAATCCGGTCCTGTACCAGTACGCGATGGCTGTAGCCATTCAGCATCGGCCGGATACGAAGAACCTAAACATTCCATCGTTCTTTGATCTGTTCCCGGATTCGTTCGTCGATCCGACGGTCATTCCAAAGCTTCGAGAGGAAGGCGCCGTCGTAAACAATCAAAGGGATCGG ATCACAATAGACATTGCAATGAACTACACTGCTTCCGATCGGGAGGATGAGCAGCGGTTGGCCTACTTCCGCGAGGATATCGGTGTGAACCTgcaccattggcattggcatctggTGTATCCGGGAGAGGGTCCGAATAACGTAGTCAATAAGGATCGACGTGGTGAGCTGTTCTACTACATGCATCAGCAGCTGATCGCTCGCTACAATGTGGATCGATTCTGCAATCGATTGAGCCGCGTGCGTCCTCTGACTAGCTTGCGAGAGCCACTACCGGAAGGATACTTCCCGAAGATCGTTCGAAGCTTAACAAACCGAGGTTTTCCTGCTCGTCCACAAAATACGATCTTGAGG GACTTGAATCGAATTGAGGACGATGTCGTTCTTTCAATTACCGACATTGAACTATGGGGCAGCCGTATTGCTGAGAGCATCGATGGTGGTTACGTTGTTGCC CCCGGAGGAAATCGGATTCCGCTCGATGAGCAGACTGGCATTGATGTGCTGGGTAACATCATAGAACCGTCGGCACTGTCGGTCAACAGTCAGTACTACGGTAACTATCACGGCCACATGCACAATCTGATTTCGTTCAGTCACGATCCGGAGAACCGCTTCCTGGAGGGATACGGTGTGGTGGGCGAGTTCCAGACCGCTATGCGCGATCCCGCCTTCTACCGTCTGCACGCTCAGGTGGACAACATGTTCCATCGCTACAAGCGCACGCTGCAACCGTACAATGCCAATCAAATCGGGTACGCCGGTGTGCAGATACAATCGTTCGGTGTACAGCTGAACCGTGCCAATGCGCCGGCCAATGTGCTGCTGACGTACTGGCAGCGGTCACAGATTGATTTGGGCACCGGACTCGACTTTGGGCCGCAAGGAAACGTGTTTGCATCGTTCACGCATCTGCAGCACGCACCGTTCACTTACCGTTTCGCGGTGAACAACACTACCGGAGCGGCTCGTCGTGGAACGTGTCGTATCTTCATAGCACCGAAGACGGACGAACGTAACACTCCGCTGACAATGGACGAGCAGCGCTTGTTGATGATCGAGCTGGATAAATTCCGTGTCAATT TGACTCCCGGTGTGAATAATATTGTTCGTCGTTCGGAACAATCGAGTGTTACCATTCCGTACGAGAGAACCTTCCGTCCGATGGCACTTTCCAACATTAATCTACCCGAAACGGAACAGTTCCGCTTCTGCAACTGCGGCTGGCCCCATCATTTACTGCTTCCCAAGGGCACGGCCGAGGGAATGAAGTTCGACCTGTTCCTTATGATCTCCAACTTTGCCGATGATACCGTCAACCAGGAGTTTAACGA GGACATAAACTGCAACGATTCCCATTCGTTCTGTGGCATCCGCGATCAGCTGTATCCCGATAAGCGTCACATGGGATATCCGTTTGATCGTCGTATACCAACGGCCACGCGTACGCTGTCAGACTTTACACGCCCAAACAGTAATATGACCAACATTGAGGTACAAATTCGCTTCACAAATACGGTGATTGCCCGAACCTAA